Part of the Streptomyces sp. RFCAC02 genome is shown below.
GAGCAGGCCCTCCACCGGCTCAACGCCGCCGCCGCCCGCGCACCGGTCACGGTCGCGCTGGAATGGCCCGGGGACGCGGCACCGGCCACCCGCACGGTCGAGGTGGACGCGGCACCGGACGCGCGGCTCGTCGCCCACCTCGCACGGGCCTCCATCGATTTCCTCGCCGGACCGCAGCGCGAACGCCTGCGCGCCTGCACCGCCCCGCGCTGCGTGCGCTACTTCGTGAAGGAGCACGGCCGGCAGGAGTGGTGCAAGCCGTCCTGCGGAAACCGCGCGAGGGCGGCCCGCCACTACCGCCGTGCAAGGGGCGGATCCACCGGCGCCTGACCCACTCGCCACAGCTAGCTGCCCAACACATGGCCGGCGACTGCTTCAGTGGCACTCTCAGGCCGGGGAACGTCCCGCGCCGGCCGAGCGCTCGGACGGCCATACCGTCGGCGGATGCCGCTCCGGCTCAGTTGTCGTACTCCTCGACCTCGCGCGGCGGGCGCATGGCGGCGTCGTCGGGGTTGTCGCCGAACTCGTCCCTGGCACGGCGCTGGCGCAGCAGGTCCCAGCACTGGTCGAGCTGGACCTCGACGGCCGCGAGGCGGGCACGTTCCGCCTCCTGCAGCCCCTGGCCCACGGAGCGGTCACGGAGCGCCCGCTCTTCCGAGACCAGTGCACCGACACGGGCGAAGATGTCCTTGTCGTCCATTACGCCAGGCTAGTCCGGCATGCGGCCCCCGGCCATTCGGCATTCGGTGCGCGAAGTCTTGACGTGTGAATGACATGGTGCGTTCATTCCCTGGGAGCGCTCCCAACTTAGTTCGGTTGGGTAAGTTTCGCCATCTCTCCTGGAGCCGCCATGAGATTGCCACCCCTCACACGCCTCGGACGCCGTGCCGCCACCGCCGCGGCGGCGGTCGTCGGCCTCCTCTTCTCGTCGCTCGCCCTCGCCCCGGCCGGACAGGCGGCCGCCCCCGCGGAGGACGCCCCGATCAGTGCCGCCGCCACCGGCTTCCACATCGAGAACGGCCGGCTGGTGGAGGCCAACGGCAACGATTTCGTGATGCGCGGAGTCAACCACGCCCACGCCTGGTACCCGAACGAGACCGACTCGTTCGCCGATATCAAGGCCATGGGGGCCAACACGGTGCGCGTCGTCCTCGGCAGCGGCCAGCGCTGGGGGCCGAACAGCGCCTCGGACGTGTCCAACGTCATCAGCCTGTGCAAGCAGAACCGCCTCATCTGTGTGCTGGAGGTCCACGACACCACCGGCTACGGCGAGGAGGGGGCCGCCGCCACCCTGGACCAGGCCGCGAACTACTGGATCAGCATCCAGAGCGCCCTGCAGGGCCAGGAGGAGTACGTCATCCTCAACATCGGCAACGAGCCCTGGGGCAACACCAACTACACGGGCTGGACCGCCGCGACGCAGAACGCGATCAGCAAGCTGCGCAACGCGGGCTTCGACCACACGCTCATGGTCGACGCGCCCAACTGGGGCCAGGACTGGACCGGCACCATGCGGGACAACGCGCAGGCCGTGTTCGACTCCGACCCGGACGCCAACACGATCTTCTCGGTCCACATGTACGGCGTGTACGACACGGCGGCGGAGGTCCAGTCGTACCTGAACACCTTCGTCGACGCCGGTCTGCCGATCCTCGTGGGCGAGTTCGGCTTCAACCACTCGGACGGCAACCCGGACGAGGACGCCATCATGGCCACGACCGAGCAGCTCGGCCTCGGCTACCTGGGCTGGTCGTGGAGCGGCAACGGAGGCGGCGTCGAATACCTGGACCTCGTGACATCGTTCGACCCGGCGCAGCTCACGTCGTGGGGGCAGCGGCTGTTCAACGGTGCCAACGGCATCGCCGCCACGTCGGAGGAGGCCGAGGTCTACGGCGGGGGCGGCGACCCGGGTGACACGCAGGCCCCCACTGCCCCCGGCACACCGAGCGCCTCCGGCGTGACGTCGACCTCCGTCGCGCTGTCCTGGTCCGCAGCCACCGACAACGTCGGCGTCACCGGCTACGACGTCGTCCGGGTGAACGGCTCCACCGAGACGGTCGTCGCGTCCTCGACCGGTACGGGCGTCACGGTCTCCGGGCTTGCCGCCGACACGTCGTACACGTTCGCGGTCTATGCGAAGGACGCCGCCGGAAATCGTTCCACCCGGTCCGGGACCGTCGCGGTCACCACCGCGTCGGGCGGAACGCCGGGCGCGTCGTGCGGTGTTGCCTATGACGTGATCGGCGACTGGGGGAGCGGCTTCCAGGGACAGATAACGATCCACAACACCGGCACCTCGCCGATCAGCGGGTGGAGCCTCGGCTTCGGCTTCGCCAACGGGCAGGGCATCAGCAACATGTGGGGCGGCTCGCCCGCGCAGAGCGGGGGAACGGTCACCGTGACCCCGGCGTCCTACACCTCCACCATCCCGGCCGGCGGCTCGGTCACCATCGGGTTCACCGCGTCCAGGGGCTCGACCAACAGTGAGCCGGCGGCGTTCACCCTGAGCGGCGGCACGTGCCAGACGCTCTGATCCGGAGCTGACGGCGCGCACCGCCCCGACAACCGGTGGGGCCGCCGCGTGCGGTCCCACCGGCCGTCCGGCGGTGCGTGTCAGCCGAGCAGCGCGTCCACGTGCTCGTTGCGGAAGCGGCCCTGAGGGTCGAGCGAACGGGCGAGCGCGCGGAAGTCGTCCATGTGCGGGTAGCGGGCGGCGATGTCCTCGGGGCGCGCCGTGGTCAGCTTCCCCCAGTGCGGACGGGCGCCGAGCGGCCACAGTCGTTCCTCCACGGCGGCGAGGACCGGCGTCACCGCGGCCGGGTCCAGGACCCAGGTGAAGTGGAGGCCGACCGAGTCACGGCCCTGCGCCGGGCTCAGCCACATGTCGTCCGCGGCGATCGTCCGCACCTCCGACACCTGGAGGACGGGTGCCAGGAGGCCGCCGAGCGCCCGGAGCTCGGCAAACGCCGCGGGCGCCGCCGCACGCGGCACGAACAGCTCCGACTGCAGTTCCTCGCCACGGCTCGGCGTGAACTCCGCGCGGAAGTGCGGCAGCCGCTCGAGCCACGGTCCCGGGACGCCCTCCTGCCGCGTGCAGTAGTCCGCCGGCATCCCCGCGATCGGGTGCCACTGGCCGCGCGCCGGGGTGCCGCCGAGCCAGGCGTCGCCGGGGTGCCCGGTGCCGTCCTGGTCGACGCGCCGCTTGAGCCACACCGTGCCGCGGCCGCCGGCCCAGTCGGTGAAGGTGCTCACGCTGTACGCGGCGCCCGTCACCTCGTCGAAGCCGTCGGCCACGGCGTCGAGAGGTACATCGTTGTACACCCACTGCGCGACATCGAAGGACGGCTCGATGTCGAGCGTCAGGGCGGTGACGGCGCCGAGCGCGCCCAGGTTCACCACCGCGCCGGGGAACCGGCCGGGATCGGCGGACCGGTCGATCCGCACCAGGTCGCCCTCCGGGCCGACCAGCTCGACGGCGGCGACGGACGCCGCCAGGCCGCGCTGGCCGTCGCCCGAGCCGTGCGTCCCGGTGGCTACGGACCCGGCCACGGAGATGTGCGGCAGGGACGCCATGTTGGCGAGCGCGAATCCAGCCTCCTGGAGCGCGGCCGCGACCTCGGCGTACCGCAGCCCGGCGCTCACGGTGACCGTGCGGGCGTCCGGATCCACCTCGACGCGGCGGGGGAGCCCGTCGACGCGGACGAGATCGCCGTCGGTGTCGGCGATCCGGTTGAACGAGTGACCCGTGCCGAGGACCCGCACCCGCCGGGCCGCCGCGACGACGCGCCGCAGCTCGTCCACCGAACCGGGACGGTGCAGCCGCTCGGCGGCGAAAGTGATGTTTCCTGCCCAGTTGTGCGCGGGGCTCCCGGTCGTCAGCATGCACCGACGGTAATACGGAAGTGTGTGCGACCGACAGAGGCCCAGGTCGGCGGCTCGGAGCCGATGCCTGTCGGGAGATGTCCGATCACGCAGCGTTTCCGGTGTCCTTCGCGGCGGCGTGGAACGTTGTACCGGGCTGTTGTGGCCCCGGGGCGGATGGTGGAGCGCGGTGGGGTGTATCGATCTACCTGCTCGTGCGGCGGCGCGGGGGAGGCCGATGCGCGGCCGTGCTGGTCGGCTGTGGTGACCAGGTGTGCGGGGGCCGGGGCGTGTGGCGCGGGACGGAAGGTTGTACCCACTGGTGCACCGGGCCGGGGCAGGCGGTGGCGGGCGGTTGCCGGGGTTGTGTGGTGCGGGCGGTGGAGGGGTTCCCCGGTTGGTGAGGTGGGCCGGGGCGGGTGGTGGCCGCGGGGCGGGTGTATCGATCTACGGGCTCGTCCGGCAGTGAACGGGGTTGGTGGTGAGGTGGTTGCCGGGGCGTGTGGCGCGGGAGGTGGATCGTTTTCCAAGTCCGTGTGCGGCTGGGGCAGGTGGTGGCGACGCGGTGGTGTATCGATGTATCTGCCTGTCCGGGATCTGGGGTCCGGCGCGCGGGGGAGCCGGGGCGTGGCTGTGGCTGGTCGGGCGCGGCGGCGGGGTGTGAGGTGGTTTGCGGGGGTTGTGTGGTGCGGGCGGTGGGAGGTTTCCCGGTTGGTGAGCGGGGTTGGGGCGGGTGGTGGCCGTGGGGGCGGGGTGTATCGCTCCACCTGCTCGTGAGGGCGGTGGTGAGGTGGTTGCCGGGGTTGTGCCGCGCGGGTGGTGGAGCGTTTTCCCGGGCTGCTGTGATTCGGGTGGGGGGATGGCCTCATCGTCAGGTGTATCGATGCACCTGCCTGGCTGGCTGGCGGCGCGGGGGTGGGAGGTGTGTGGGTGTGCTGATGGGGTCCGGTGGCCGTGCGGAAGCAGCACGATGCGGTGTATCGATGTACCTGCTCGTCCGGAGGTGTGGGTGGTGCGTGGCCGCCGGACGGTGCGGCGGCCGGGGGACGCGCGGCCTGGGTGGTGGAACGTTCTCCCGGTCCGCGAGCCGGGCCGAAAACGACCGAAAGAGCACCCGTGCGCGGAGTGCGCCCCGCTCGTCGCGCTGTGATGGGCCATCCCGACCCCCGGCGTCCGCCGCACGGCTCCGGTCAGGCCCGGGCGTCCGCCCCCGCGCCTCGCCGTCCGTCGGCGCGCGCCCGACGAGACCGCGACAGGAGCAGCCCGCCATGACCGACCGCCCGACCCACGACTCGCCGTGGGTGCGCCGTTTCCACCCCGAGGGCCGAGACAGTCGCGTACGCCTCATCTGCCTGCCGCACGCGGGGGGATCCGCCAGCTTCTTCTTCCCGTTCTCGCAGGACCTCGCCCGCAGCGCGGACGTCCTGGCCGTCCAGTACCCGGGGCGGCAGGACCGGCTGGAGGAACCGCCCGTCGCGTCCGTGCCCGAGCTGGCCGATGCCCTGACGGAGGCGCTCCTGCCGTACGCCGACCGCCCCCTCGCGTTCTTCGGACACAGCATGGGCGCGGCGCTCGCCTTCGAGATCGCCCGCCGGTTCGAACGCGACAAGGGCCTCGTGGCGGCCGCGCTCATCGTCTCGGGACGCCGCGCCCCCGGGACGCACCGTGCCGAGGCCCTCCACCTGCGCGACGACGACGCCATCGTCGCCGAGATCACGTCCCTCGCCGGCACGGACTCCCGCGTCCTCGGCGACAAGGAACTGCTGCGCCTCGTGCTCCCCGCCATCCGTGCCGACTACCGGGCCATCGAGACGTACGTGTACACGCCGGGCCCGCCGCTGTCCTGCCCCGTGCACGTCCTGACCGGGACGGACGACCCCAAGGTGGGCGCCGCCGAGGCGGAGGCGTGGCGGGACGCGACGGCGGGCCCGTTCACGCTGCGGCGGTACGACGGCGGGCACTTCTTCGTCAGCAGGCACCGGCAGGAGGTGGTCCGCGTGATCGAAGGGCTCCTGGCCGCGGCCTGACGAACGTCCGACGCCGGTGCCCCACCGGACAGCGCGGCCAGGTGGGGCGGTCGGCGACGCTCGGGCCAGTGCGGGCACGCGCTCCCCGTCCAGCGCGGAGGAGCGGGGCCGACCCACTCCACGCAGGACGACGATGTGGAGCTTCGAGGGGTGGTCGGCCCGTCACGTGCGATATGCCTTGCCGCCTGGAGCCGTATGGGCCGCCGGGAACGGCGTTCGTGCCGGTTCCTACCCACGTGTGCGGCGGCGGTAGTAGTGCGCTGTGACGACGGCCAGCAGCGGTCCCCACGCAATCATCGGCACGTAGCAGATGGTCATCACCCACTCTCCCCACGGGGTGATCGCCATGTCCGAGTGCAGTGTCGTCCACACGAAGAGCACCCCGTAGACCGTGCAGGCGAGCGCGCCCAGCGCCGCGGGTATGGCGGCGGCGAGCACGGGGATGCGGCGCCCGCGCAGAAAAGGTATCCACCGCGGCCATGTCTCGCCCCACGGCCTCACCAGCCCCAGCGTCAGGAAAGCCAGCGCCTCCTGCAGCACGGACAGCAGCGGCACGACGAGGTACCCCCAGCCCGGGATGAGCATCGCGTCGTACTCGGACTCGGCGAGCCCCAGCGGAACGCCGATCACCACGGCGAACCGCCACAGCGCCGACGGCATCGATGTCCACAGGACCGCGGCCGCCGCGCGCCGTGCCCATGGGGGGACGGGCGCGGTGGTCGTGTGACGTGCGGGGGTGGTCGGCAGTGCGCTGGTGGTCATGGGACCGGCTCCCTCTGGGCGGACTGATCGCGTCATCCCGGAGGCTGTCACGCGTGCTCGCGCGGCCACATCGGTCCACAGGGGAGAGCGGGTCCGTCTTCGGACGCATGGGTTCGAAGGGGGAGTCGGACCGTGGAGTCAGGAGCCGTCATACCCCGGTCGCAGCTCGCGCGCCGGATGGCACGCGCCGTTCGCACGGTCGAGCGCCCGCGGGCCGGCGTGACCGGCGCGGGCAGCCGGAGCGCCGGTCACATCACGGGCCGGGCCGGCGGGCGGTGCCGGCCCGGCCGGTCCCCGTCAGCCGAAGTCCACGTCACTGCACAGGTAGTACACCTGGTCCATGTGCGACGCCTGCCAGATCGTGTACACG
Proteins encoded:
- a CDS encoding ABATE domain-containing protein, with amino-acid sequence MARYLALELACTIRHDGQGGIADDLLTPGGLTRWVRERADLLPMADDGTGFLADDVLRGEVVALRQAVRALFARAVRPGPPSPADAHRLLPPEQALHRLNAAAARAPVTVALEWPGDAAPATRTVEVDAAPDARLVAHLARASIDFLAGPQRERLRACTAPRCVRYFVKEHGRQEWCKPSCGNRARAARHYRRARGGSTGA
- a CDS encoding DUF2630 family protein, with the translated sequence MDDKDIFARVGALVSEERALRDRSVGQGLQEAERARLAAVEVQLDQCWDLLRQRRARDEFGDNPDDAAMRPPREVEEYDN
- a CDS encoding cellulase family glycosylhydrolase, which encodes MRLPPLTRLGRRAATAAAAVVGLLFSSLALAPAGQAAAPAEDAPISAAATGFHIENGRLVEANGNDFVMRGVNHAHAWYPNETDSFADIKAMGANTVRVVLGSGQRWGPNSASDVSNVISLCKQNRLICVLEVHDTTGYGEEGAAATLDQAANYWISIQSALQGQEEYVILNIGNEPWGNTNYTGWTAATQNAISKLRNAGFDHTLMVDAPNWGQDWTGTMRDNAQAVFDSDPDANTIFSVHMYGVYDTAAEVQSYLNTFVDAGLPILVGEFGFNHSDGNPDEDAIMATTEQLGLGYLGWSWSGNGGGVEYLDLVTSFDPAQLTSWGQRLFNGANGIAATSEEAEVYGGGGDPGDTQAPTAPGTPSASGVTSTSVALSWSAATDNVGVTGYDVVRVNGSTETVVASSTGTGVTVSGLAADTSYTFAVYAKDAAGNRSTRSGTVAVTTASGGTPGASCGVAYDVIGDWGSGFQGQITIHNTGTSPISGWSLGFGFANGQGISNMWGGSPAQSGGTVTVTPASYTSTIPAGGSVTIGFTASRGSTNSEPAAFTLSGGTCQTL
- a CDS encoding FAD-binding protein — protein: MLTTGSPAHNWAGNITFAAERLHRPGSVDELRRVVAAARRVRVLGTGHSFNRIADTDGDLVRVDGLPRRVEVDPDARTVTVSAGLRYAEVAAALQEAGFALANMASLPHISVAGSVATGTHGSGDGQRGLAASVAAVELVGPEGDLVRIDRSADPGRFPGAVVNLGALGAVTALTLDIEPSFDVAQWVYNDVPLDAVADGFDEVTGAAYSVSTFTDWAGGRGTVWLKRRVDQDGTGHPGDAWLGGTPARGQWHPIAGMPADYCTRQEGVPGPWLERLPHFRAEFTPSRGEELQSELFVPRAAAPAAFAELRALGGLLAPVLQVSEVRTIAADDMWLSPAQGRDSVGLHFTWVLDPAAVTPVLAAVEERLWPLGARPHWGKLTTARPEDIAARYPHMDDFRALARSLDPQGRFRNEHVDALLG
- a CDS encoding alpha/beta fold hydrolase produces the protein MTDRPTHDSPWVRRFHPEGRDSRVRLICLPHAGGSASFFFPFSQDLARSADVLAVQYPGRQDRLEEPPVASVPELADALTEALLPYADRPLAFFGHSMGAALAFEIARRFERDKGLVAAALIVSGRRAPGTHRAEALHLRDDDAIVAEITSLAGTDSRVLGDKELLRLVLPAIRADYRAIETYVYTPGPPLSCPVHVLTGTDDPKVGAAEAEAWRDATAGPFTLRRYDGGHFFVSRHRQEVVRVIEGLLAAA